Proteins encoded by one window of Bacteroidales bacterium:
- a CDS encoding ATP-binding cassette domain-containing protein, which translates to MENRSHYNKSTVVNIKNLKKSFTNNQVLENINLKITRGENAVIIGKSGIGKSVLIKCMVRLFKPDEGTIEVFGKDVSSLNEMELSRVRKRIGFLFQGNALYDSMTVRENLEFPLIRNKLVEKKEELDARVYEALDNVGLRSAVDLLPSELSGGMKKRIGLARTLILEPEIILYDEPTTGLDPITSKEISNLIINLQEKYHTTSVIITHDISCVKLTANIIHVIRDGRIYKSGKYNELKASEDPWIFDFFN; encoded by the coding sequence ATGGAGAATCGGTCACATTACAACAAATCAACGGTTGTCAATATAAAAAACCTGAAAAAAAGTTTTACGAATAATCAGGTACTGGAAAACATTAATCTGAAAATCACCAGAGGAGAAAATGCAGTAATAATTGGAAAATCGGGAATAGGGAAATCTGTGTTGATTAAGTGTATGGTTAGGCTTTTTAAACCGGATGAGGGGACAATTGAAGTATTTGGCAAAGATGTTTCCAGTCTGAATGAAATGGAACTAAGCAGGGTCCGAAAAAGAATCGGGTTTCTTTTTCAGGGCAATGCCCTGTACGACAGTATGACAGTTAGAGAAAACCTGGAGTTTCCGCTAATAAGGAATAAGCTGGTTGAAAAGAAAGAGGAACTCGATGCCAGGGTTTACGAAGCGCTTGATAATGTAGGTCTGAGAAGTGCGGTGGACTTGCTTCCCAGTGAACTTTCCGGTGGAATGAAAAAACGGATCGGACTGGCCAGAACCCTTATACTTGAACCTGAGATTATTCTATACGATGAACCCACCACGGGTCTGGATCCCATTACTTCTAAAGAAATCAGCAACCTGATAATCAATCTTCAGGAAAAGTACCATACCACATCCGTCATCATAACCCACGATATTAGCTGTGTGAAGTTAACAGCCAATATTATCCACGTAATAAGAGATGGTAGGATATATAAATCAGGTAAATACAATGAGCTTAAAGCGAGTGAGGATCCCTGGATTTTCGATTTTTTTAATTAA